CGGTGTATGTCGATACAGCGCTGCCGAAACTTGAAAATATTAGTCCTGCTGAGGATGTACGTATCACTCCAGGGCAGCCGGTACGGGTATCTTTTGACAGTGCATCTGGTTTGGAGGCATCCTTCCATGTGGAGTTGCCCTTTAACCTGTCCACTTTGGCCCGTAATGAAATTCCATTAAATGAAACTTCATCAGGTCACTATGAAGGTATTTATCTCACTTCATCTTCTCTGAACCTGGAAGGCGGAGTCATCGTGATCCGGGTAAGGGATGCAGCGGGGAATGAAGTGGAAACGGAGGCGCCGGGAAGATTGTATGTAACCCATGGTGGAGGAGAGGGCCCTGGTCCGAATCCACCTACATCGAATGAAAAGCCGGTAGCTATTATCCAGGCGAATGACTCAGCCAAGAAGAACAAAAATGTACAATTTAACGCCAAAGCCTCCCGTGATGCAGATGGTGAGATCGTCAGCTACAGTTGGAATTTTGGTGATGGCGATACGGCGGTTGGTTCAAAGGTGAAGCATAAATTCACCACAGCCGGAACGTATACTGTGGAGCTAACAGTGACGGATAATGACGGCGCAAACGGTAAGGCAGTGCATACCATCACGATCCGTTAACAGCAAGTAAGAGTAGGGGATAGAAGATTTTTTAGAATGCATTGCAGGCCCACAGCAAGCCACTGTTAATAGAGGCTGCTGTGGGCCTTTTTGAATTTGTCCAACAGTTCAGGAAGCGATACAATGAATAGTACTCTATAAAGTGAATCGTTTCACAATAATATTTTTTAGCAGGAGAGGATCATATGATTCATTTGGAAAAAGAAAGCGGACGTATCCGTCTTGTACTCGATGCCTATTTTATGGGAGAAGATATCGTTGTGCTCATATCAGGCGGTGATCAGCCTCACTTGGGGACGATTACAGCAGGGGCTAGGCTTGAGTCGATTCAAACCGTGCAATTGCAAAACCACAAGGAATTTTATATTACTGAAGAAATTGCAGTTCGCTTGCGTAAAGAGTTTGCGGGTAACTTCGCCATTTGCTGCGGGACGCATTTGGATCATGCAACCAAGGACGAAATCCGAATGTTGACAGACATGGCTATACAAATGGGAAAAGAGCTCATTGAAGAACTTAAGCAAGTACGCTTGTAGCGACCTTTTTAAGTGAACTCCTGAAAGAGTAGATTGCGATAGGGATATTTACTAAAGGGATACTTAAAGAGCAATGCAAATCCATTATCCTCAATGTCTACAGATTTTAGCGCAGAGGATGGAATTAAACTACGGATCATTACCTGAACTGCACGCTGGTCTTGCCTGTTGATCGCTTTGGCTAAGGCAGAAGCAAAGCATTCATTGCGTGCCAATTCGCGATACAGCGGAAAAACGGCTTTGGCAATGGCGCGATGAACCTTCGGTTCAAATGTAAACTGCACCATCCCGGGTGGAATCGTCGTACCGTTCGTATAATAAAGCATTGGTGGCTGAGCTAAAAAGGAAACAAAGTAGCCGATCCCATTCGTGCCTAAGCCTTGCTTGGCGGCAAATGGCGCTACTGAGCAGAGAAGGGATTTCATCCGATCCAAATTACCCTGAACGACAGCTCGTGACCATTGGACGGCAAAAGCACGTCGGGTCGCAATAGCTTTGTAAAATGGCAGCATGGCGGCGGATATTTTCCGAAGTGTCTCTGCATGTAAACGTGGGTGAGGCGAGCCCTTTCTGCGGGATGTTCCACGATATAACATAGCTCCGTCCTCCTTGGCAGGATGCTCTCATGGAGCGCAATTTATCTGTAATAGGTACAATACTGTATGCCCGGTTATCTCAAAAAGTGCTAAGATGCTATGCTGCTACTTTTTAACGTTCTAATTTAAAAAATTGAAATAAGTACTGTCCTGATTTGTAAGATTGTGGTACCCTAGAACTTATATATTGTTATTATAATTATTGGAGTTGAATTAAACAGATGAGTGACTTGTACAAGGAGCCTCGATCTTCCGATCCCTTTCAGGAGCCGAACGATTATAACGCCCCATTTAACCAGCCCCCAGTGGTCCCACCTACAAATAGTAAAGCTGTTGCGTCGATGGTGCTCGGGATTTTATCTGTTGTCATTCCCTATCTTGGGTTGATCATCGGAATTGTAGGTATTATTTTGTCCAGTCTTTCCCTGAAGGAAATTAATCGTCATGGTGAGCAAGGCAGAGGCATGGCTATTGCTGGACTGGTATGTAGTATTATCGGCACACTAATTTATGCACTGATTATCATTTTCTTGGTTATTGTTTTTGTTGTGGCGGCTTCCAGTGGCGACTCGGATATTTTTTCAGACATTTAATGAATTAAAGAATGCTTGAGTCAGACTAACCATTCACGATTTGCCTATTGGATGTTATGATAGAGGGAGTCCAATCAAGGAGAGTGAAGCTGTATGGCACGTACTCAAACACAAAAAGCGTTAAGCAAGGCGAAACGCGCCGGGATCTATTGCGCGGCACAGAGCCGCAAAACGAATGATCATTATGGCGAGATTTCACAGCACACGCGAATGAAGCCGACCAAGCAGGAACAATTACAAAAGGTCAAGCACAAGAAGCGACTCGTTCAGGGTGACGCTTCTTTTTTTGTCTTAAGCGAAGTCGAAAAACTTCAAGGAAGTGAATGTATAGGAGCGGGTAGTATTTTCTATAATATAGCTCAAAAAGAACTTGATAATAATTATCATTCTTGTTAGAATCATAAGAAAGAAGGAACCCTGGCAGGGGCTCCTTCATGATAAAGCTATGGTTTGGCTTGAAAACTAAGGTCTACTTTGCTTCAAAGGTTTTGCAGTCTGTTTCTTCGGACGTGTGAGTGTTCGCAGGCTTGTTGCTTACGATATAAATGGAGCTTGCGCTGCATTTATTATCCTGAGCCCAGTACGTGCATGAGTTGACTTCGCACAGAACGTCTTTTGCCATATTGTTCACCTCCTTATAGGAATGTGATGGGCTGAGCAAATACAATCACAGTCAGTCAAGGTAGGACTTGTCCAGCTGTGTGTACCCTCTTGGTAAGAAGAGGGATTTTGCTATGCCTACTTGTACAATATCAAAACAATTTTAAAATTGCAATGTTTGCGTCATGTTGCAGAGCCAAATAGACACAAGAGTTCCTTTTAATTAAAAAACAAAAGCTGTCCCTATGCAGAACGAAATGTTCTTCTGCCGGAGACAGCTTTTTTATGTTTTTCTAAACGAATGGCGGCACTAAAAGACTTAGCGCACGTTAGGAATATTTACGATGGGATCAATATCAGCATCATACTCTACACCTTCGAATTCAAAGCCGAACAGCTGGAAAAATTCGCGACGATATCCTTCAAGATCGGATAATTCATAGATATTTTGGGTCGTCAGTTCCTCCCATATGTTCGCAACTTCTGCCTGCACATCCTCGCGCAATTCCCAATCATCAATGCGAATGCGACCCTCTTCATCTACAGTAGTTTCTGGGGCGTACAGACGCTCGGCAAATAGGCGGTAGCTCTGTTCTATGCACCCCTCATGCAGCCCTTTTTCCTTCATCACCTTATACAAAGCGGAAATATACAGAGGAACGACAGGGATGGCCGAGCTGGATTGGGTAACGAGTCCTTTGGTGACTGCGACGAAGGCGCGTCCACCTGTGGCTTTCAGCTGGTCGTTCAGTTGGCGTGCTGTCGCCTCCAGATGATCTTTTGCGCTTCCGATACTGCCTTCTCTGTAGATGGCTTGGGTAATATCTGAACCGATATACGAAAAAGAGAAGGTAGTGGCGTTATCAGCGAGTACACCGCCTGCACGCAAAGCGTCAATCCACAATTTCCAATCCTCACCACCCATAACCTCTACAGTCCCCTGTACTTCTTCTTCTGTAGCCGGTTCGAGCGTCACGCTGCTGACTTCACCGGTGTGAAAGTTAACGGTCTTATTCGTATAGGGCTCACCAATAGGTTTGAGCACGGAATTAGACGTTTCGCCTGTGCGGGGATGGGTACGGCGACCTGAAGCAACACTGTAAACCACCAGATCGACTTGTCCCAGTTCTTCACGAATGGCTTCCACCGTTTTGGCTTTGACTTCATCCGAGAAGGCGTCTCCTGTCACGCTTAAAGATTTAAGCCCAGCTTCCTGAGCGGCTTTTTCAAATGCAGCAGAATTGTACCAGCCTGCTGATGCTGTGCGTGTAGCCGTAGCATTGCTAGGACGATATACACCAATTGTATTGGCACGCGCACCGAAAGCGGCCGTAATTCGAGAAGCCAACCCATATCCGGCAGATGCCCCGATCACAAGCACATTACGAGGTCCGTGGATAGCAGGACGGGCTAGTACATAGTCAATTTGCTCCTGAACATGTTGGGCACAGCCCACCGGATGAGCAGTGGTGCAGATAAAGCCACGTGTTCTTGGTTTGATAATCATGTTATTGTAATTCCTCTCTTCTTGTAGCAATCTTCACCCTTACTATTTTAACTTTTAACAATTTTTTTTCAAACGTGGATTTCAGTAAGTATCCTTTTTACCCAAAAGTGTATCCCTGTACAGGGTGGCAAGTGCCTAAGAGTCTGCATATGATGCTGTAACGATAAACATGAGAAGGGAGAGAGCTGCTTGAAGAACAAGAGCCGCAAAACCAACAGAAACAAAAAGCCGCTCTATCGTGTAATTGACCCGGATATGAATGAGTTAAGTATGATACAACGCTCAAAGCCACTGCCTGCGGAGAGGGAGACAGAAGCAAGACTTCATCAAGTTGCTTCTCCGCCTCCCCCAACTACAGAGGAGTCGGAGATACAGACAGTTGTCGAGCCTGAAGTCGAGGCTCTGCAAGAGAAAGAGATTGAGGTTGCAGATGTAGAGGAGACTCCAGCTTTGATGGAAGAACCTCCACTGCCAGAGCTAGAACCAGAGCTAGAACTAGATCCAGAACCGGAACCTGAACCAGAGCCAGAACCAGAACCAGAACCAGATCCAATTGATGTGGAAGAAATTTTGAACAATAAGAAGGCTCCACATGTAAACAATGCTTTCATCTATACAGACGATTTGAGTGATCTCGCTGTGACGGGTGAGAAGATCG
This window of the Paenibacillus polymyxa genome carries:
- a CDS encoding DUF1540 domain-containing protein; the encoded protein is MAKDVLCEVNSCTYWAQDNKCSASSIYIVSNKPANTHTSEETDCKTFEAK
- a CDS encoding DUF4190 domain-containing protein, whose product is MSDLYKEPRSSDPFQEPNDYNAPFNQPPVVPPTNSKAVASMVLGILSVVIPYLGLIIGIVGIILSSLSLKEINRHGEQGRGMAIAGLVCSIIGTLIYALIIIFLVIVFVVAASSGDSDIFSDI
- the fabV gene encoding enoyl-ACP reductase FabV, which produces MIIKPRTRGFICTTAHPVGCAQHVQEQIDYVLARPAIHGPRNVLVIGASAGYGLASRITAAFGARANTIGVYRPSNATATRTASAGWYNSAAFEKAAQEAGLKSLSVTGDAFSDEVKAKTVEAIREELGQVDLVVYSVASGRRTHPRTGETSNSVLKPIGEPYTNKTVNFHTGEVSSVTLEPATEEEVQGTVEVMGGEDWKLWIDALRAGGVLADNATTFSFSYIGSDITQAIYREGSIGSAKDHLEATARQLNDQLKATGGRAFVAVTKGLVTQSSSAIPVVPLYISALYKVMKEKGLHEGCIEQSYRLFAERLYAPETTVDEEGRIRIDDWELREDVQAEVANIWEELTTQNIYELSDLEGYRREFFQLFGFEFEGVEYDADIDPIVNIPNVR